From Methanococcus maripaludis, the proteins below share one genomic window:
- a CDS encoding protein-L-isoaspartate O-methyltransferase: MPLNEIVSVIENLISKGYIKKQSVIDALLSVPRHKFISKSMESYAYVDSPLGIGYGQTISAIHMVGIMCEELDLDEGQNVLEVGTGSGYHAAVVSEIVGESGKVTTIERIPELFENSKKIISELGYNNVEVVFGDGTKGYLENAPYDRIYVTASGPDVPKALIEQLHDGGILIAPVGAHFQTLMRYTKINGSISEEKLLEVAFVPLIGENGF; the protein is encoded by the coding sequence ATGCCTTTAAATGAAATTGTTTCAGTTATTGAAAACCTGATTTCAAAGGGATATATTAAAAAACAAAGTGTAATCGATGCACTTTTAAGTGTTCCACGGCACAAATTTATTTCGAAGAGTATGGAAAGTTATGCGTATGTTGATAGCCCTTTAGGGATAGGATATGGGCAGACTATTTCTGCAATACACATGGTTGGAATAATGTGCGAAGAACTTGATCTGGATGAGGGACAGAATGTACTTGAAGTTGGAACTGGCTCAGGCTATCATGCAGCAGTAGTTTCAGAAATTGTTGGCGAATCTGGAAAAGTTACAACTATCGAGAGGATACCTGAACTTTTTGAAAATTCAAAGAAAATAATCTCAGAACTTGGATATAATAACGTTGAAGTGGTTTTCGGGGACGGTACAAAAGGTTATTTAGAAAATGCTCCATACGATAGGATATATGTCACTGCATCAGGTCCGGATGTTCCAAAAGCACTTATCGAACAGTTACATGATGGTGGAATTTTAATTGCACCCGTTGGGGCCCACTTTCAAACGCTAATGAGATATACGAAAATAAACGGTAGTATATCCGAAGAAAAACTTTTAGAGGTTGCATTTGTTCCATTAATTGGTGAAAATGGCTTTTAA
- a CDS encoding CBS domain-containing protein has protein sequence MENLENALGKYHNIKLKHVIPPVDMMPVVCYNDPIIKVMELLRSRHHVWVINCKEEGSLLGVIKYLSVIDFLLPPDKHNLYIGSTRSALKSVIGGAKTAKEVMEKNALTINHNSTVIDALLKMKRYNVQILAVLNDEERLIGEISLKILIDKFLSLCLAQE, from the coding sequence ATGGAAAATCTTGAAAATGCACTTGGAAAGTATCATAACATTAAATTGAAACATGTAATACCTCCTGTAGACATGATGCCTGTTGTTTGCTATAATGACCCAATAATTAAGGTTATGGAACTTTTAAGATCACGACACCACGTTTGGGTTATAAATTGTAAAGAAGAAGGCAGTTTGCTTGGTGTTATTAAATATTTGAGTGTAATTGACTTTTTACTTCCTCCAGACAAGCATAACCTGTACATAGGCAGTACTCGTTCTGCATTGAAATCCGTTATTGGCGGTGCAAAAACTGCAAAAGAAGTCATGGAAAAAAATGCACTCACTATCAATCATAATTCTACAGTTATCGATGCACTGTTAAAGATGAAACGGTACAATGTGCAGATATTGGCAGTTTTAAATGACGAAGAAAGGTTAATTGGAGAAATAAGTTTAAAAATATTAATTGACAAATTTTTAAGTCTTTGTTTGGCTCAAGAATAA
- a CDS encoding cation:proton antiporter, producing MDISWVLFTIGIAIIFGKLGDHLMNKLGFPGVLGEMIMGMILGNLVYFGLVSPDHLTIQNNEIFDFLSRLGIIFLLFLGGLDTDLSVLKKTGKIATVSTVFGVLVPLVMGYLALQYMGYTAAESFAGGVVLTATSIGITVRVMMDMGVLKSEVGAASLSASIMDDFLGIMLIIFAVGTGSILGLLGKFAIFFIITGFLAMKLVNKFISFSEKLHVEKGILSLAIAVMFLFSFLAENWFEAAIEGSFMAGLVLSRTAEGKNLIEDVKTIGYSILIPLFFVYTGASLNLTIFGDFDALYLALVLTAIAIVSKVVGRGFGARIMGWNMKKSLQMGIGSIPRAEIALINLMVAIHAGVISESNVGKFIAATMIFITISIISTPPLLKWAFTEEVEN from the coding sequence ATGGATATTAGCTGGGTGTTGTTTACCATTGGAATTGCGATAATCTTTGGTAAACTTGGTGACCACCTGATGAATAAATTAGGATTTCCGGGAGTTCTCGGTGAAATGATTATGGGAATGATCCTTGGAAATCTAGTATATTTTGGATTAGTAAGTCCTGACCATCTCACAATTCAGAATAATGAAATTTTTGATTTTTTATCACGTTTAGGCATTATATTTTTGTTATTTTTAGGTGGGCTTGATACTGACCTGTCGGTTTTAAAGAAAACTGGCAAAATTGCTACAGTTTCTACTGTTTTTGGTGTTTTGGTTCCGCTTGTAATGGGTTACCTTGCACTGCAGTATATGGGTTACACTGCCGCTGAATCGTTTGCAGGAGGAGTGGTATTAACTGCAACGAGTATTGGAATTACTGTAAGGGTAATGATGGACATGGGTGTTTTAAAAAGTGAAGTTGGTGCAGCATCGCTCAGTGCCAGCATTATGGACGATTTTTTAGGCATAATGCTGATAATATTTGCAGTTGGTACTGGAAGCATCCTTGGACTTTTAGGAAAATTCGCAATTTTCTTTATAATTACAGGATTCCTTGCCATGAAACTTGTAAATAAGTTTATTTCGTTTTCAGAAAAACTCCATGTAGAAAAAGGAATACTGTCTCTTGCAATAGCAGTCATGTTTTTATTCTCATTTTTAGCAGAAAATTGGTTTGAGGCCGCTATTGAAGGCTCATTTATGGCAGGTTTAGTACTTTCAAGAACTGCCGAAGGTAAAAACTTAATTGAAGACGTTAAAACAATAGGCTACAGTATATTAATCCCTTTATTCTTCGTATATACGGGGGCATCCTTAAATTTAACAATTTTTGGAGATTTTGATGCACTCTACCTTGCTTTAGTACTAACTGCAATTGCAATTGTAAGTAAAGTCGTTGGAAGAGGATTTGGTGCGAGAATCATGGGTTGGAATATGAAAAAATCGCTTCAAATGGGGATTGGATCGATTCCTCGAGCAGAAATTGCATTGATCAACCTTATGGTTGCAATACATGCAGGAGTAATTTCTGAATCCAATGTCGGAAAATTCATTGCTGCAACAATGATATTCATTACAATATCGATTATTTCAACACCGCCACTATTAAAATGGGCATTTACAGAAGAAGTAGAAAATTAA
- a CDS encoding MFS transporter — MKEEMKGIYVLWITIFVTMLGIGLISPLLAIFAKSYGLSNFQIGLIFGSFALVRTIFQLPAGTLSDSYGKKVFLVGGTLLYGVTTLFYGFASGFASILIVRTFTGVFSAFVNPVAGSYIAQTSPKSKLGEYMGLFNSAISLGFGVGPLLGGLLADMYGFMVPFYVGGLLGIIASIIAYFKLEDTPKTQEKQKLSWKNLFSLEFLKMRNFSAAFIINIALTISRGAILAYLAIYAYDYGVSAFKIGIMLAAMNLVLAVTQKMFGRIFDEKGNRIILHGIIIGNLGMFILAMSTSFTTMFISLIISSIGASMSTPGINSIAIRDIPDKRQGEAMGLYTASINVGIFFGAVLLGYISDIVGISNMYKIGAVFSFLISYIAYIAIKK, encoded by the coding sequence ATGAAAGAAGAAATGAAAGGAATTTACGTTCTATGGATCACAATTTTTGTGACGATGCTCGGTATTGGGCTAATTTCGCCACTTCTCGCGATATTTGCAAAATCATACGGGTTATCAAATTTCCAGATAGGACTGATTTTTGGATCTTTTGCACTAGTTAGGACGATATTTCAGCTTCCTGCGGGAACCCTATCAGATTCTTACGGAAAAAAAGTATTTTTGGTGGGCGGAACTCTTCTTTATGGTGTAACAACTTTATTTTATGGTTTTGCATCAGGATTTGCAAGTATATTGATAGTTAGGACATTCACAGGAGTTTTTTCTGCATTCGTAAATCCTGTTGCAGGTTCATATATCGCACAAACTTCGCCAAAATCAAAACTTGGAGAATACATGGGGTTATTTAATTCTGCGATATCTTTAGGATTTGGGGTTGGACCGCTGCTTGGGGGATTACTTGCAGATATGTATGGATTTATGGTTCCATTTTATGTAGGTGGGCTTTTAGGTATAATTGCATCAATAATAGCATATTTTAAACTTGAAGATACTCCAAAAACCCAAGAAAAACAAAAATTATCTTGGAAAAATTTATTTTCACTGGAATTTTTAAAAATGAGGAATTTTAGCGCGGCATTTATAATAAATATTGCATTAACAATTTCTAGAGGCGCAATTTTAGCATATCTTGCAATTTACGCTTATGATTATGGAGTTTCTGCCTTTAAAATCGGAATAATGCTTGCAGCAATGAATCTGGTTCTTGCAGTAACTCAAAAAATGTTTGGAAGAATTTTTGATGAAAAAGGAAACAGAATAATTTTACACGGAATAATTATTGGAAATTTGGGAATGTTTATCCTTGCAATGTCCACGTCATTTACTACAATGTTTATTTCGTTAATTATCTCATCAATAGGGGCTTCAATGAGTACTCCGGGCATTAATTCGATCGCAATACGAGATATTCCGGATAAAAGACAGGGTGAAGCAATGGGCCTTTACACTGCAAGTATAAATGTTGGAATATTTTTTGGAGCAGTTTTACTCGGCTATATTTCCGATATCGTTGGAATTTCTAACATGTATAAAATAGGGGCAGTATTTTCATTTTTAATAAGTTACATTGCATATATTGCGATAAAAAAATAA
- a CDS encoding 4Fe-4S dicluster domain-containing protein produces MVYKVNEDECIACGACVPVCPVQAISENADGKAVIDCAKCNDCGDCSDVCPVECIKQEKTCGCCQ; encoded by the coding sequence ATGGTATATAAAGTAAACGAAGACGAATGTATCGCATGTGGAGCATGTGTTCCAGTATGCCCTGTACAAGCTATCTCAGAAAACGCTGATGGTAAAGCAGTTATTGACTGTGCTAAATGTAACGACTGTGGCGACTGTTCAGACGTATGCCCTGTAGAATGCATTAAACAGGAAAAAACCTGTGGATGCTGTCAATAA
- a CDS encoding helix-turn-helix domain-containing protein, which translates to MKDLNKAISKNLKKIRKKKDLSLDALSNLTGVSKSMLGQIERGEVNPTISTILKISNGLKVSFTSLLKNEKPEIDQIPFEELNPVFEGEGHKLYPVIPFEDDKRFETYIVEIKPGHKYYSEGHVKGTEEIITVFEGELLISIGEIDYFLKKNDTIRFNANNSHVYENRGLELTKLNLILHYE; encoded by the coding sequence ATGAAGGATCTTAATAAGGCAATTTCTAAAAATCTGAAAAAAATCCGTAAAAAGAAAGATCTAAGTTTAGATGCGTTATCTAATCTAACTGGAGTAAGTAAGAGCATGCTCGGTCAAATCGAGCGAGGAGAAGTAAACCCTACAATTTCAACAATTTTAAAGATTTCAAATGGTTTAAAAGTTTCATTCACTTCACTTTTAAAGAACGAAAAACCCGAGATTGATCAGATTCCCTTTGAAGAGTTAAATCCTGTTTTCGAAGGTGAAGGCCACAAACTTTATCCAGTAATTCCTTTTGAGGATGATAAACGATTTGAAACGTATATTGTCGAGATAAAGCCTGGACACAAGTATTATTCTGAAGGCCACGTGAAAGGAACCGAAGAAATTATAACTGTTTTCGAAGGTGAACTGCTAATTTCAATAGGGGAAATTGATTATTTCCTTAAAAAAAATGATACAATCAGGTTTAATGCCAATAACTCACATGTTTATGAAAATAGGGGTTTAGAACTTACAAAATTAAATCTTATCCTTCATTACGAGTAA
- a CDS encoding aminotransferase-like domain-containing protein produces MALSYSKRMENIKSSEIREILKVTQKPEIISFAGGLPAPELFPVKEIKEISGIVLDEMGPESLQYDITEGYPPLRQQISERMNKVLKTGLTENNILIVCGSQQGLDFSGKVFLDENDVVLCESPTYLGAINAFKSYEPQFKEVPTDDFGMIPEELEKILKTTKNVKLIYAIPDFQNPTGKTWTLERREKFMEIIEKYEIPVVEDNPYGELRFDGEILPSLKSMDKNGLIIHLGTFSKTFCPGLRVGWIAASEDILEKYIFIKQSADLHTSSFSQRIISKMLENYDFDERVSKLKELYKGRRDLMIKTISEEFPEGLKYTNPEGGLFTWVELPEKYNAREFLDECLKNNVAIVPGGSFFPNGGHENSFRLNYSNMPDEKIVEGIKRLSKVLKEYLN; encoded by the coding sequence ATGGCATTAAGCTACTCAAAACGGATGGAAAACATTAAATCTTCCGAAATAAGGGAGATCTTAAAAGTTACTCAAAAACCTGAAATAATATCTTTTGCAGGCGGACTTCCTGCACCAGAACTCTTCCCAGTAAAAGAGATAAAAGAAATTTCTGGAATTGTTCTCGACGAGATGGGTCCTGAATCCCTACAGTACGATATAACGGAAGGATACCCTCCACTCAGGCAGCAAATTTCAGAACGGATGAATAAAGTACTAAAAACAGGGCTTACAGAAAATAATATCTTAATCGTCTGTGGATCCCAGCAAGGATTAGATTTCTCTGGAAAAGTATTCTTGGATGAAAATGATGTAGTATTGTGTGAAAGTCCAACATACCTTGGAGCAATTAACGCCTTCAAATCATACGAGCCACAATTTAAAGAAGTTCCAACTGATGACTTTGGAATGATTCCAGAAGAACTTGAAAAAATTTTAAAAACTACCAAAAATGTAAAACTCATTTATGCGATCCCTGATTTTCAAAACCCCACTGGAAAGACCTGGACTCTTGAAAGAAGGGAAAAATTCATGGAAATAATTGAAAAATATGAAATTCCTGTAGTGGAAGATAATCCTTACGGGGAATTAAGATTTGATGGAGAAATTTTGCCTTCGTTAAAATCAATGGATAAAAATGGTCTTATAATTCATTTGGGAACGTTTTCAAAAACATTCTGCCCAGGGCTTAGGGTTGGATGGATTGCTGCATCTGAAGATATCCTTGAAAAATACATCTTTATAAAACAGAGCGCAGATCTGCACACCTCGTCATTTTCCCAGAGAATTATTTCAAAAATGCTTGAAAATTACGATTTTGACGAAAGAGTGTCAAAATTAAAAGAATTGTATAAGGGAAGAAGAGATTTAATGATTAAAACAATTTCAGAAGAATTTCCAGAGGGGCTTAAATATACAAATCCTGAAGGCGGACTTTTTACATGGGTTGAACTTCCTGAAAAATATAATGCGCGCGAATTTTTAGATGAATGCCTGAAAAATAACGTTGCAATCGTTCCAGGAGGATCGTTCTTCCCAAACGGCGGTCATGAAAATTCTTTCAGGTTAAATTACTCAAATATGCCTGACGAAAAAATAGTTGAAGGAATTAAAAGGCTTTCAAAAGTTTTAAAAGAATATTTAAATTAA
- a CDS encoding TIGR00375 family protein encodes MIINADLHIHSKYSMGTSKYMDIEHILKYGPVKGLDLIATGDCLHSKWLEEIEKNVNKPLLLSTEVEDRNRVHHLIYLPHTSQAHDLRDKFSKYSKNIDADGRPRVSLNGMEIIDAVRDIGGLIGPAHAFTPWTSIYKSFTSIYNCYARKPDFIELGLSADTDMADMVEELRDLPFLSNSDAHSFYSHRLGREFNQMDVDELGGLETNFEEVRKVLKHNKITANYGLDPNLGKYHLTACTRCYTRFTLEDATENNFKCPECKGTIKKGVHDKTLELSKDKKVVHPDFRPEYHKIIPLAEIISLAIGKNIGTKSVDTIWEQYIEKYGNEIDVLINEDISELKKINEKVGHIIDLFRTGKIYIYPGGGGEYGHISKVPVSVKWFKPKLTLDSWVK; translated from the coding sequence ATGATAATAAATGCGGATCTACATATTCACTCAAAATATTCTATGGGAACTTCTAAGTATATGGATATCGAGCATATATTAAAATATGGTCCAGTAAAAGGTCTCGATTTAATTGCGACAGGAGACTGTTTACACTCAAAATGGCTCGAAGAAATCGAAAAAAATGTCAATAAACCGCTTCTTCTTTCAACAGAGGTCGAGGATAGAAATCGGGTCCATCACCTAATATATCTGCCGCATACTTCCCAGGCTCATGATTTAAGAGATAAATTTTCAAAATATTCAAAAAATATCGATGCTGATGGAAGACCAAGAGTTTCATTAAATGGAATGGAAATTATCGATGCAGTAAGGGATATTGGCGGACTTATCGGCCCAGCTCATGCATTTACCCCCTGGACAAGTATTTACAAATCATTTACTTCAATTTATAATTGTTATGCGAGAAAACCAGATTTTATCGAGTTAGGACTTTCTGCTGATACTGATATGGCAGACATGGTTGAAGAACTTCGAGATCTGCCTTTTTTAAGTAATTCTGATGCCCACTCATTTTATTCTCATCGGCTTGGAAGGGAATTTAACCAGATGGATGTAGATGAACTTGGCGGACTTGAAACAAACTTTGAAGAAGTAAGAAAAGTTTTAAAACACAATAAAATAACTGCAAACTATGGACTTGATCCAAATCTTGGAAAATATCACTTAACTGCATGTACGAGATGCTACACTAGATTTACATTAGAAGACGCCACAGAAAACAATTTTAAATGTCCCGAATGTAAGGGAACAATAAAAAAAGGAGTTCATGATAAAACTCTGGAACTTTCAAAGGATAAAAAAGTAGTTCACCCAGATTTCAGGCCAGAATATCACAAAATAATCCCTCTTGCAGAAATAATTTCACTTGCAATCGGAAAAAATATTGGAACTAAGTCTGTAGATACGATTTGGGAGCAGTATATTGAAAAGTATGGAAATGAAATTGATGTTTTGATAAATGAAGATATATCTGAACTCAAAAAAATAAATGAAAAAGTAGGACATATCATAGACCTTTTCAGAACCGGTAAAATATACATTTATCCTGGAGGGGGCGGAGAATACGGCCATATTTCAAAGGTTCCAGTAAGTGTTAAGTGGTTCAAACCAAAATTAACCCTCGATTCATGGGTAAAATAA
- a CDS encoding tRNA pseudouridine(54/55) synthase Pus10 yields the protein MNIDYSVLKKYPLCDRCFGRLYGKLIRSSNFERGHALKLAKAIELEEDLRTALEKMNETSENPELKPIEPEKLEEIKELMYCIYKSGISGIKLDLIDNIEKYETKFKNEAEYEKNEDCDELCPWCKGIFEPENIETVAENVVNALSEYEFDSFLIGTKLPKRFKELEKEIETPFIESIRQEFGRELGKVVVPLVKRRVDKENPDIVVMVNPYNQKVTLQVNPVFIKGRYKKLVRGIPQSHWHCRSCKGKGCEKCNFTGKQYMTSVEEIIAEPFMEVMKGSSEALHGAGREDIDVRMLGNGRPFVIEIKEPKIRKVNLEELASKVNESGNVEIINVEYGVKKDVHFFKNEPHKKTYLAHVECEEKVSNEEVAELVKKLEDLTIDQRTPDRVSHRRADLVRVRKVYKAWPHMIDDHNFELKIFCDGGLYIKELINSDEGRTTPSVSELLNKKCICKFLDVLDVHDYEDAENI from the coding sequence ATGAATATAGATTATTCTGTTTTAAAAAAATACCCATTGTGCGACAGATGTTTTGGAAGACTTTACGGAAAACTTATTAGGTCGAGTAATTTTGAGAGAGGGCATGCTTTAAAACTTGCAAAAGCAATCGAACTTGAAGAAGATTTAAGAACCGCTCTTGAAAAAATGAACGAAACTTCTGAAAATCCAGAATTAAAACCAATAGAACCTGAAAAATTAGAAGAAATTAAAGAATTGATGTATTGCATTTATAAATCAGGAATTTCCGGAATAAAACTTGATTTAATTGACAATATTGAAAAATACGAAACAAAATTTAAAAATGAAGCCGAATACGAAAAAAACGAAGATTGTGACGAACTCTGCCCCTGGTGTAAAGGAATTTTTGAACCTGAAAATATTGAAACAGTTGCTGAAAATGTAGTTAATGCACTTTCTGAATACGAGTTTGACAGTTTTTTAATCGGTACAAAACTTCCAAAAAGGTTTAAAGAACTTGAAAAAGAGATTGAAACCCCATTCATAGAAAGTATAAGACAGGAATTTGGAAGAGAACTTGGAAAAGTTGTAGTACCATTAGTTAAAAGACGGGTTGACAAGGAAAATCCGGACATCGTTGTAATGGTGAACCCATACAATCAAAAAGTTACGCTTCAGGTAAACCCCGTATTTATCAAAGGACGGTATAAAAAGCTCGTTAGAGGAATTCCCCAAAGCCACTGGCACTGTAGATCGTGTAAAGGAAAAGGCTGTGAAAAATGCAACTTTACAGGAAAACAGTACATGACATCAGTTGAAGAAATTATTGCAGAACCATTCATGGAAGTTATGAAAGGAAGTTCAGAAGCACTTCACGGTGCGGGGCGAGAAGACATCGACGTTAGAATGCTTGGAAATGGAAGGCCGTTTGTAATTGAAATAAAAGAGCCAAAGATTAGAAAAGTTAATTTAGAAGAGCTTGCTTCAAAAGTTAATGAATCTGGAAATGTTGAAATAATAAATGTTGAATACGGGGTTAAAAAGGACGTTCACTTCTTCAAAAACGAACCGCATAAAAAAACATACCTTGCTCACGTTGAGTGCGAAGAAAAAGTATCAAATGAAGAAGTAGCCGAATTAGTAAAAAAACTCGAAGATTTGACGATTGATCAAAGAACGCCCGATAGAGTCTCGCATCGAAGGGCAGACCTCGTGCGTGTACGGAAAGTATATAAAGCTTGGCCCCATATGATTGATGATCATAACTTTGAACTTAAAATATTCTGCGATGGCGGATTATACATCAAAGAGCTTATTAACAGTGATGAAGGAAGAACAACCCCTTCCGTTTCGGAATTGTTAAATAAAAAATGTATCTGTAAATTTTTAGATGTTCTGGATGTTCACGACTATGAAGATGCAGAAAATATCTAA
- a CDS encoding 50S ribosomal protein L21e, giving the protein MQKSEGFRSKTRYKLQKHPRQKGMAPLTRALKCYTEGDLVHVVLDPSVQKGMPHPKFHGKTGVVVAQRGSSFLVRVKDGGKYKDIIARPQHLRESKL; this is encoded by the coding sequence ATGCAAAAAAGTGAAGGATTTAGAAGCAAAACAAGATATAAACTTCAGAAACACCCAAGACAGAAAGGAATGGCTCCTTTAACAAGAGCTTTAAAATGCTACACTGAAGGAGACCTTGTTCACGTAGTACTCGACCCTTCAGTACAGAAAGGAATGCCTCACCCAAAATTCCACGGTAAAACGGGAGTTGTTGTTGCTCAAAGAGGAAGTTCATTCTTAGTTAGAGTAAAAGATGGCGGAAAATACAAAGATATTATTGCTAGACCGCAACACTTAAGAGAATCTAAATTATAA
- a CDS encoding RNA polymerase Rpb4 family protein: MIGKEIISEKYTTIAHATEIMDERADFDELSYEHGCSLDYLRKFSTISKEDADAMFEQLVNLGLTEKMAVKIIDLLPETEEDLKIIFYRVDVPENKDEILEVVSKFK; the protein is encoded by the coding sequence ATGATTGGAAAAGAAATTATTTCCGAAAAATACACAACAATTGCTCATGCAACCGAAATTATGGATGAAAGAGCAGATTTTGACGAATTATCGTATGAACACGGTTGTTCACTTGATTATTTAAGAAAATTTTCAACAATAAGTAAAGAAGATGCTGACGCTATGTTTGAACAGCTCGTAAATTTAGGTTTAACTGAAAAAATGGCAGTTAAAATTATTGACTTACTTCCTGAAACAGAAGAAGACTTAAAAATCATATTCTATAGAGTTGACGTCCCTGAAAACAAGGACGAAATTTTAGAAGTAGTTAGTAAATTCAAATAA
- a CDS encoding DUF655 domain-containing protein: MREGHEQNKREFEDYAYVLDFLEYGYPEDTRPLHQKKPIAQAFGEKQFVMMELTFKDNQVADLAEKLYIGKGKREKVEFVSKMLKYEQLTPTAKTELLHVIKEAVKAQEERFIEFLNNCGPITNRMHTLQLLPGIGKTSMWKVIEEREIKKFESFKDFEDRVRKNIVDPLAKRIEEELKEPQKHYVLVKWKTTH; the protein is encoded by the coding sequence ATGAGAGAGGGGCATGAACAAAATAAACGAGAGTTTGAAGATTACGCATACGTTTTAGACTTCTTAGAATATGGTTACCCTGAAGATACTAGGCCACTTCATCAAAAAAAACCAATTGCACAAGCTTTTGGCGAAAAACAGTTTGTAATGATGGAATTAACTTTTAAGGATAATCAGGTTGCAGATCTTGCAGAAAAACTCTACATAGGGAAAGGTAAACGGGAAAAAGTAGAATTCGTATCAAAAATGCTAAAATACGAACAATTAACACCTACTGCAAAAACAGAACTTCTTCACGTTATAAAAGAAGCTGTTAAAGCACAGGAAGAAAGATTTATCGAATTTTTAAACAATTGCGGGCCAATTACAAACAGGATGCATACATTACAACTGCTTCCGGGAATTGGTAAAACTTCAATGTGGAAAGTAATTGAAGAAAGGGAAATAAAAAAATTTGAAAGCTTTAAGGATTTTGAAGACAGGGTTAGAAAAAATATAGTTGATCCGTTAGCAAAAAGAATAGAAGAGGAATTAAAAGAGCCTCAAAAACACTATGTCCTTGTAAAGTGGAAAACTACCCACTAA
- a CDS encoding glycosyltransferase family 4 protein, which yields MKILLPSIYYPFIGGVSIHVENLIKNLNKLDDFEFHILNYNFDETINNSFENVTIHKVPYFSKLRGPSYILNGYKIGKKIIKDEKIDLIHSHYAAPQGFLGATLGKKCSIPTVLTLHGSDVLNLSKNTFGKYFFNYAVYNSEKIICVSEFLKNNLKTNFNLDSDVIYNGFDEELFNPSDNDKNYGLFVGSLVEQKGIFYFLESIKNIDFNFKIIGNGPLYTKIMDFIKVNDIKNVELLGTKTQSQVSEYLKNCSFLVLPSISEGLGMTIIEAFACKKAVIGSNVGGIPELIKDEINGYIVPPKNTKILEDKINMLVNDKNLRKSLGNEGLNYSKNFSWRLSSKKTYDIYDSLLNR from the coding sequence TTGAAAATATTACTTCCCTCCATATATTATCCATTTATTGGAGGAGTTTCAATACATGTTGAAAATTTAATAAAAAATTTAAACAAACTAGACGATTTTGAATTCCATATTTTAAACTACAATTTTGATGAAACCATTAATAATTCTTTTGAAAACGTTACAATCCATAAAGTTCCGTACTTTTCAAAATTAAGGGGCCCTAGCTACATTTTAAATGGGTATAAAATCGGGAAAAAAATAATTAAAGACGAAAAAATAGATTTAATTCACAGCCACTATGCAGCACCCCAAGGATTTTTAGGGGCAACTTTAGGAAAAAAATGCAGTATTCCAACAGTTTTAACACTTCATGGAAGCGATGTATTGAATTTATCAAAAAATACTTTTGGAAAATACTTTTTTAATTATGCAGTTTATAATTCTGAAAAAATAATCTGCGTTAGCGAATTTTTAAAAAATAATTTAAAAACAAATTTTAATCTTGATTCAGACGTCATATACAACGGATTTGATGAAGAATTGTTTAATCCATCGGATAACGATAAAAATTATGGATTATTTGTCGGATCATTGGTTGAACAAAAAGGAATCTTTTATTTTTTAGAAAGTATCAAAAATATTGATTTTAATTTTAAAATCATTGGTAATGGCCCACTTTATACTAAAATAATGGATTTTATAAAAGTAAACGACATTAAAAACGTTGAATTGCTTGGTACAAAAACGCAAAGCCAAGTTTCAGAATATTTAAAAAATTGCAGTTTTTTGGTGCTTCCTTCGATTTCAGAAGGTCTTGGAATGACCATCATAGAAGCTTTTGCATGCAAAAAAGCAGTTATTGGATCTAATGTTGGCGGAATTCCTGAATTGATTAAAGATGAAATAAATGGGTACATTGTTCCTCCAAAAAATACAAAAATCCTCGAAGATAAAATAAATATGCTTGTTAATGATAAAAATTTAAGAAAATCTCTTGGAAATGAAGGTTTGAATTATTCAAAAAACTTTTCCTGGAGATTATCTTCAAAAAAAACTTATGATATATATGATTCACTATTGAATAGATAA